CTAAAGCGGGAGAGCAACCCCCGCGTGCCGCGCAGTTTGCCGCAGGTAACGTCAATAACCACATTGGCCTGTTCCAGGTGGCCCAACTCGGCCAGGCGATCGTATTCGCGTTTATCGCCCCAATCATACACTACATAAGTAGCGGCCAGAACATTGCCGATAACGGCCAGCGCTCCCAGGCCGCATATCAGGCAGAGCCAACTCCACCATGAAGAGAGCAAAAAACTGATGGCCAACATGACCACGCCAAAAAAAAATATGCTGGCAAAAACCGGCCAATTGTAAAGCAGGGTTGACATAGTGCCCGAATAATGCCGATTGTCCAATAGAGCCGGAAAAAATCCGGTTTGTGACTTTACCGTCATCCGCATGCTCCTTTATACAATCATCAATATTCCCGCAATCCATATCCAACGACGGCCAATATTTCCTTTTTTCATGGGTGTCTCCTGTTCATGGTTCATATCTTTCAGAAAAAGTTGAAAAATATGAACAAAAAAAGAGTAACTATGAGATTGATCGCTTTAGGCCCAAGGCTTTGCCTAAAAGTTTGATGATGCTTTGCGGGTTTTGCCCTTCCAATTTTTCAAAAACCTCAACGCCTGTTTCAAAAAAGTCAAGCAGATTTTTAAGTTGTGCTCTTTCGTATTGGCCGTCTGAATCTGGTAATTGGTTCAAGTCGGCCACGCTGTCGCTTAGAACCTTGATGGTGGGATCAACCTCTCGTTTTTTGCGCTCGCGGGCAATGATGCGGAACATTTTCCAAACGTCTTTTTCGGTGATGTAAAACTCGCGGCGCTCGCCCTTTATGTGTACCCGGCTGACAATGCCCCAGGCAATAAGTTCCCGCAGGGCCATGCTCACATTCCCCCGGCTGATTTGTAGTTCCTCCATAATAGCGTTGGCCGAAAGCGGCTCCGGCGAGATGTAGAGCAGGGCATGAATTTGGGCCATAGTGCGGTTGATGCCCCATAGTGAACCCATCTCACCCCAATGCAAAATAAATTTTTCTCTGACGCGGTCGAAGTCGCTCATTATCAATCTGGGGGTTTCAAAAATTCAGAACTTATTGAAAATATTGTAGCATGAAGGATAGCGTGAGTCAACCTCAAACCGTCCGGTCTACGGCCTGGGCCATTGCCTTAACCTGGGGCATAAGTTGGGCAAACTCAGGCAGGGTGAGCGATTGCGCTCCATCAGAGGCGGCATGGTCGGGGTCGGGGTGGGTTTCGATGATGAGGCCGTCGGCGCCGGCCGCCACACCGGCCAGGGTGATGGCCGTAACGTGCCGGCGCACGCCAATGGCGTGGCTGGGATCGGCAATAACGGGGAGATGGGTCAATTCTTTGAGCAGGGGAATAGCGTTGATGTCAAAGGTATTGCGGGCGTATTTGTTGTCAAAGGTGCGAATACCTCGCTCGCAGAGCATCACCCGGCTGTTGCCGTGGGCCAGGATGTACTCGGCGGCCATGAGCAAATCTTCAATGGTGGCCGACAGGCCGCGTTTGAGCAGCACCGGCTTGTGCGCCCGACCCACCGCGTTCAGCAGGTCAAAGTTTTGCATATTACGCGCCCCAATTTGTAGCACGTCGGCATAAACGGCCACCAGGGCTACTCTGGTGGGCGACATCACTTCGGTGACCACCGGTAGGCCGGTGGCCTCGCGGGCTTCGGCCAGGAGTTTGAGGCCGGCTTCGCCCATGCCCTGGAAACTATAGGGCGAGCTGCGGGGTTTATAGGCCCCGCCTCGCAAAAAGGTGGCTCCGGCCTTTTTGACGGCGTAGGCCGTTTCCAGTAATTGTTCCCGGCTTTCAACGCTGCACGGCCCGGCCATAATCGCCAGTTGTTTGCCGCCAACGGTCACGTCGCCGATGATGAAGGTAGTATCTTCCGGCTGAAAGGCGCGGCTGGCCAGTTTAAATTGTTGGGTAATAGCCATGGTATCGCGCACGCCGGGCAGTTGGCCCAGATAAAAGGGATCAACGGGTTGACCCTGACCCTGCAAGCCGATGATGGTTTCGCCGGAACCGCGCGAGAGGCGCGTTTGCCAACCTTTGGCTTCAACATGGGCCACCACGTTATCTATTTCAAACGGGGTCGCCTCGGGGTCCATAATGATAATCATCCGCTTATCCCGCCCTCTGCGCTGTCGGCAATGGTGGGGGCTTCTTTTATATCGGGGTGAGGAGTGGTGGCCTGCGGGTAGGAGCCGAGCATTTTGACAAAACCGGCCCGGCGCAGTAAGCCCAGCAGCGCCGCCTCTGCCGCCGGGTCTTGCCAGTGGCCCTCAAAATCCAGATAAAAGAGATATTGCCAGGGGCGATTCCGGCGCGGGCGGGATTCGATTTTGGTCAGGTTGATGTTGCGCTCGGCAAATTCACCCAGGCAGTGATAAAGCGAGCCGGGCAGGTGGCGGGCGCTGAAAATGAGCGACGTTTTGTTGCGTTGGGCGCGGGGCGGGTCTTCGCTGCCCAGCACAAAAAAGCGGGTGTAGTTGAAGGGGGTGTCTTCGATGGCCTCTTCCAGAACGTCCAATTTGTAGATTTTGGCCGCCAGTTTACTGGCAATCACGCCCAGGTCGGCCTGGGGATGATGGGCTAAATCACGGGCGCTGCCGGCGGTGTCAAAAGAAGTTTCTGGTTCCAGGTTGTGGCGGTTAATGAACTTTTCACACTGATTGAGCGAGGCGAGGGTAGAGCGAACCCGTTTTAGGGCCGCCAGCTTAACGCCTGGAGCGGCCATCAGGGTGTGTTGGATGTGTAAGATAACCTCGGCCCGGATGCGCAGGTCGCGTTCCATCAATAGTTCATAGGCCAGGGGAATGGAGCCGGTTAAGGCGTTTTCCACGGGCAGCATGCCCAAATCGGCTTGTCCTCTTTCCACTGCTTCAAAAATTCCGGCCAGAGATTTACGGGCGGCAGTTTTAGTGTCTGCGCCAAAAAACTGGTAGATGGCGCTTTCGGAATAAGCGCCTTTGATGCCTTGAAAGGCTACGGTTGGCATAGTGTTTTTACCTTTTTTGTTGGTGGGGCGTAATTATAGAGCAGTCTTTAATTTGCGTCAATGGAGTATATCCGGTCTGGTAGGAATAAACGGGCCGGTAGATTTTCGATTATGTTATGTATTTTTGAAACTAATCTTGTAATGTAAAAAAAGGTATGTTATAATCTTATCTAGGATTATGCCAAGTTAAGCAGTATTTCTAGCGTGGTTTGTAGGGTACAAGACGATACATTATCGGGCGGCATAATATATTATGGTGAGTTGCTTGACATTGTGGTTTTGTTAAACATTATTGGTCAAGTCTGTAGTACCCCAGTGTTATCACCAAAGCGCAAATTTTATGAGTGATTTATCAGATGTGCCGCCTGAAAATGATTCAGGTGAACCTGAAATTGAATCACCAGTTGATGGCCCATTGCCCGATTGGTTGAGGGTGGCTGCTTCGTCGAGTGGCAGCACCCTGGATGAAAACAGCGTTCCCGATTGGCTACAGAGTATTCGGGCCGGGCAGGGCAGCACACCCTCGGAAAGTGAGGAAGAAACCGTAATGGAATCAGAGGCCAGCTCTGGAGCAATGTCGGCTGACGATGGTATGTCGGATCTGGAACGACTTCTGGCTGAAGAAGGTATTGATCTAGGCTCGGTGGCTGAAGAACGTCCCTCAGAAGCGGAAGGGATGTCGGCCAGAGATTGGATGATTTCTACCTCTGATGATGAATTGGTTAGAAAGAAGCTCGATGATTCGCTCGAACCGTCGCCTGCCCCCCCCCTGCGCCAAAGCCTCAACCGCCGCCGGCGCCCGTTGAGTCCCCTCCCCCGCCTCCGCCAGCACCGGCCCCGGAGCCTCCTGCGCCGGAACCGGTTGAGATGGTTGATGATGAGGATAAAATGGTGGTGGCGGAAGACCTGCCGGATTGGTTGCAAGACCTCTCCGGCGAGCCTGCTGCCGCCGAAATACCGGCAGAAGAATCGCCGGAACCGGCCTGGACAGAAGATTTTGCCAGGGCTGAACCTATGGTTGCAGCCGATGAGGAGCAGACGACTTTAGTGGAGGAGGATTTGCCGGATTGGCTGCAAGATTTATCGGCAGATGAAACGGTTCCTTCGACCACACCACCCGTTCCAGGGCCAACCCCTGCCCCATCTTTCCCCATCTTTGAACCTGTGGATGACCAGGTGGAAGAAGAAGAGGATTTGCCGAATTGGCTGCAAGATTTTTCGGCAGATGAAGCCGTTCCTGCGACTCCAACTTCGCCTGCTTCTCCCCCAACCACTGAACCAGAACCTGTTCCGGCGGCTATGGGTGACGATGATGATGATGATAAGATGATTGTGGAAGAAGATCTGCCGGATTGGTTGCAAGGAGTAACGGAGGAAGAAGTTTCCGGCGGAGCTGTTTCGGCTGAAATTCGGGTAGAAATGGAAGCGGTAAACGAGTCGCCGGATTGGCTGCGAGAGGCAGACCGGGATGAGGCTCAACCACAGGCAGCCGGTGAGGAATTGCCCGACTGGCTGCAAAGCGCTGAAGCAAACGAGGATGAATTTGGGTTTACCGAACCCGAAGAGCCGGAAATGGCCGTAACAGCGCCGGAACCCGGTCCTGAAATGTCTGCTGAGGAAGATGAGGATTTGCCTGATTGGCTAAGGGAAGTGCAAGCAGAAGAACCTGCTGAAGCGGGTTTTCCCACCGAAGTTGAAGCGGCGGCAGCTTTTCCGGATTCCGCTGAGATTAATGAAGAAGATTTGCCCGATTGGTTAAAAGCGGCCCAGGGTGAAGAAGAAATTCCAGGTAGGTTTGATTTGGCCGCAATGGCGGGCGGC
This sequence is a window from Anaerolineae bacterium. Protein-coding genes within it:
- a CDS encoding MarR family transcriptional regulator, whose translation is MSDFDRVREKFILHWGEMGSLWGINRTMAQIHALLYISPEPLSANAIMEELQISRGNVSMALRELIAWGIVSRVHIKGERREFYITEKDVWKMFRIIARERKKREVDPTIKVLSDSVADLNQLPDSDGQYERAQLKNLLDFFETGVEVFEKLEGQNPQSIIKLLGKALGLKRSIS
- the aroF gene encoding 3-deoxy-7-phosphoheptulonate synthase; protein product: MIIIMDPEATPFEIDNVVAHVEAKGWQTRLSRGSGETIIGLQGQGQPVDPFYLGQLPGVRDTMAITQQFKLASRAFQPEDTTFIIGDVTVGGKQLAIMAGPCSVESREQLLETAYAVKKAGATFLRGGAYKPRSSPYSFQGMGEAGLKLLAEAREATGLPVVTEVMSPTRVALVAVYADVLQIGARNMQNFDLLNAVGRAHKPVLLKRGLSATIEDLLMAAEYILAHGNSRVMLCERGIRTFDNKYARNTFDINAIPLLKELTHLPVIADPSHAIGVRRHVTAITLAGVAAGADGLIIETHPDPDHAASDGAQSLTLPEFAQLMPQVKAMAQAVDRTV
- the pheA gene encoding prephenate dehydratase — protein: MPTVAFQGIKGAYSESAIYQFFGADTKTAARKSLAGIFEAVERGQADLGMLPVENALTGSIPLAYELLMERDLRIRAEVILHIQHTLMAAPGVKLAALKRVRSTLASLNQCEKFINRHNLEPETSFDTAGSARDLAHHPQADLGVIASKLAAKIYKLDVLEEAIEDTPFNYTRFFVLGSEDPPRAQRNKTSLIFSARHLPGSLYHCLGEFAERNINLTKIESRPRRNRPWQYLFYLDFEGHWQDPAAEAALLGLLRRAGFVKMLGSYPQATTPHPDIKEAPTIADSAEGGISG